In Pirellulales bacterium, the genomic window CGACATTGGCGTGCGCTACACATTTCCTTCGATCGTTCGCATGCTGCGCAAAGCCGGCATTCGCTACGGTACGTTCATGCCAACGCTCGTGCCTGGCTTTTTTGCGTATTTCAATCTTCGTAGCCACCGCAAAATTCTGGTGATCGACGGCGAACTTGGCTTTACCGGCGGCATGAATATCCGCGGCGGTTGTTGGCTGTCGAAGAATCTAAAAGGGCCGACGCAAGATCTACATTTTCGGTTGTTCGGACCAATCGTGCAGCATCTGCAGGAAGTGTTTGCCGAAGATTGGGTCTTTTCGACCCGCGAAGTGTTGGCCGGCGAATTGTGGTATCCGCCGTTGAAGGATGCCGGCGAAATGCTTGCTCGTAGCATTTCGTATGGTCCAGACGAAGATCTGGGAAAAATACGGCTAATGTTGATCGGTGCGCTCGGCGTGGCGCAAGATAAACTGTCGATCGTGACGCCATATTTTCTTCCCGACGACGGCATCATTGCGGCGCTCAATGTGGCGGCCATGCGCGGCGTCGATGTAAATATCATGCTGCCCGAGCGCGGCAACCTTACCACGGTGCAATGGGCGACCTGGGCCACACTTTGGCAGTATCTCGAACGCGGCTGCAAGATCTGGCTCACCCCTGCGCCGTTCGACCATTCAAAGCTGATGGTCGTCGATGGCCTTTGGACCCTGATGGGGTCGGGAAATTGGGATGCTCGCAGCTTGCGGCTGAATTTTGAATTCAACGTCGAAATTTACGACCGTCAGCTAGCCACACGAATGGAAGCATTGATCGAAGCAAAACGCGCCGTCGCCCGGCGATTGACCTTGCAAGAGGTTGATGGCCGAGCATTGCCGATCCGCCTTCGCGACGGCGTCGCGAGACTGCTGTCGCCTTATCTATAGCCCTTTGATGCAGCGCTCCCTGCCGCTGCAAGTTCTTGGCGCGGCCTCTACGATAAGAACGATTCCATTTGCCGCTGCACTTCTTCTTCAGCCGCGCTAAGGCGAAAGTATTGCGGGGCGAGCGACCAAATGTCGTCGCGCTGCCCGGAGTTAAATCGC contains:
- the cls gene encoding cardiolipin synthase; this encodes MNEFFSHFWPHLTGIAIAIIELVATCHAVLYKRDSRATIGWVGLILLTPLFGAILYWMFGINRIQRRAIMKRSGQAASEPADDVYVASPERIQATLGNDGDHLLRLVELGGTVTGRHLLKCNRVEPLVNGDEAYPAMLAAIDSAQRSISLASYIFDNDEVGRLFIDALERAKNRGVEIRVLLDDIGVRYTFPSIVRMLRKAGIRYGTFMPTLVPGFFAYFNLRSHRKILVIDGELGFTGGMNIRGGCWLSKNLKGPTQDLHFRLFGPIVQHLQEVFAEDWVFSTREVLAGELWYPPLKDAGEMLARSISYGPDEDLGKIRLMLIGALGVAQDKLSIVTPYFLPDDGIIAALNVAAMRGVDVNIMLPERGNLTTVQWATWATLWQYLERGCKIWLTPAPFDHSKLMVVDGLWTLMGSGNWDARSLRLNFEFNVEIYDRQLATRMEALIEAKRAVARRLTLQEVDGRALPIRLRDGVARLLSPYL